The following nucleotide sequence is from Cicer arietinum cultivar CDC Frontier isolate Library 1 chromosome 2, Cicar.CDCFrontier_v2.0, whole genome shotgun sequence.
ATTACCAATTAGATCAAGCAATTACACTAGTAATAACATTTAAGTAGTGAATGATCATCATTTTATAAACACAATTTAAATCAAAAGGTATACTATTAGGCAAGACCAATAACACCATTTTTCTCaagaatttaaattatatcaatcatTAATAATTCAAAGGAATAAGTAAGAATACTCACATATTTCTTACGTCCATAAccctcatcatcatcatcaccacgCCTCTCCCGACGCTCATAACCATACTCAACACCTTCCTCACTCACATTTTCACTCCTTCCATAGCTAGGTTTCTCTTCATACTCACTCCTTCCATAGCTAGGTTTCTCTTCATACTCACTCCTTCCATAGCTAGGTTTCACCTCATACTCACTCCTTCCATAACTAGGTTTCTCTTCATACTCACTCCTTCCATAACTAGGTTTCTCTTCATACTCACTCCTTCCATAACTAGGTCTCTCTTCCTCCCCATAATCACTCTTCTTCCTCCCACCATACCCCGATCCATACTCCGATTCCTCACTCTTCTTCCTCCCATACCCTTCATTCTCTTCCTCATTCCTCCTTCCATATCCACCTCCATATTCCGAACTTTCATTCTTCCTCCCACCACCATACCCCGATCCATACTCAGTTTCCTCCTTCCTGCCACCACCATATCCCGATCCATATTCCGATTCCTCATTCCTCCCACCACCATACCCCGATCCATATCCAGATTCCTCCTTCCTCCTTCCATATCCAGACTCCTCATTCCCTCCACCATAACCAGACCCATATTCAGATTCTTGCTTCCTTCCACCATAACCAGACCCATATTCAGTTTCCTGGGAGCCACCACCATACCCAGATTCAAAATCAGAATCTTTCCTCCTACCACCAGCATAGCCAGATCCTCCAGGATTGAAATTAGAAGGGGCAGGTCTAGGTTTAGGTCTAGAATAGCTACTATATTCAGTAGCGAGAGCTTCATCACCATAAGCAGAAGGTTCAGAGTGAGAGGAAAATTGAGGACGATCGTAATCGAAATGATCGTCGGAAGAAGCAGAAGGGTAACATGTTTCATCGGAGGGTGGAATAGGACGACCGTAAGTTAGGTGAATGTCGTAACCACCACCGTATGGTGTTGGATCGTATTCGTCGAAATCATCGACGCTTTCGTCGTCGTTGTTTCTACCACCTCTTGAATAGTAagacattt
It contains:
- the LOC101495178 gene encoding uncharacterized protein, with the translated sequence MSYYSRGGRNNDDESVDDFDEYDPTPYGGGYDIHLTYGRPIPPSDETCYPSASSDDHFDYDRPQFSSHSEPSAYGDEALATEYSSYSRPKPRPAPSNFNPGGSGYAGGRRKDSDFESGYGGGSQETEYGSGYGGRKQESEYGSGYGGGNEESGYGRRKEESGYGSGYGGGRNEESEYGSGYGGGRKEETEYGSGYGGGRKNESSEYGGGYGRRNEEENEGYGRKKSEESEYGSGYGGRKKSDYGEEERPSYGRSEYEEKPSYGRSEYEEKPSYGRSEYEVKPSYGRSEYEEKPSYGRSEYEEKPSYGRSENVSEEGVEYGYERRERRGDDDDEGYGRKKYGDNGSDEDEGRKKHHHKSHHRKSYDDE